In Veillonellales bacterium, a single window of DNA contains:
- a CDS encoding EutN/CcmL family microcompartment protein: MLLARVTGIVVATRKMDSLVGAKLLTVRPENSKDEIVVVDYLGAGIDDEVVVALGSAARVDGNMQNRPVDALIVGIRDIPSEKR; encoded by the coding sequence ATGCTGCTGGCAAGGGTAACGGGAATTGTTGTTGCGACAAGGAAGATGGATTCACTGGTTGGCGCAAAGCTCCTAACGGTTCGTCCGGAAAATAGCAAAGATGAGATCGTAGTTGTAGATTATCTTGGAGCCGGTATCGATGACGAGGTTGTTGTCGCACTGGGAAGCGCGGCGAGAGTAGACGGTAATATGCAAAACCGCCCGGTTGATGCCTTAATCGTCGGTATTCGCGATATTCCAAGTGAAAAGAGATAA